One window of Nymphaea colorata isolate Beijing-Zhang1983 chromosome 11, ASM883128v2, whole genome shotgun sequence genomic DNA carries:
- the LOC116263745 gene encoding 40S ribosomal protein S4, whose amino-acid sequence MARGLKKHLKRLNAPKHWMLDKLGGAFAPKPSSGPHKSRECLPLILIIRNKLKYALTYRDVVSILMQRLVTVDGKVRTDQKYPCGFMDVVSIPKVNENYRLLYDTKGRFRLQSIKDEEAKFKLCKVRSVQFGQKGIPYLNTYDGRTIRYPDPLIKANDTIKLDIETNKIVDFIKFDVGNVVMVTGGRNRGRVGVIKNREKHKGSFEIIHVQDASGHEFATRLGNVFTIGKGTKPWVSLPKGKGIKLSIIEEARKRNAAAVAAA is encoded by the exons ATG GCACGAGGGTTGAAGAAGCATTTGAAGAGGCTCAATGCTCCAAAGCATTGGATGCTTGATAAACTGGGAGGAGCATTT GCGCCAAAACCATCTTCTGGACCACACAAAAGCCGTGAATGCTTGCCTTTGATCCTTATTATACGAAACAAGCTAAAATATGCTTTGACATACAGAGATGTTGTCTCCATTCTGATGCAGCGACTTGTAACCGTAGATGGAAAAGTACGCACAGATCAAAAATATCCTTGTGGGTTTATGG ATGTTGTATCAATTCCAAAGGTAAATGAGAACTATCGACTCCTTTATGATACGAAGGGTCGCTTCCGTCTGCAGTCAATAAAGGATGAGGAAGCAAAG TTCAAGCTTTGCAAAGTCAGATCGGTACAGTTTGGTCAAAAGGGCATCCCATATCTGAACACTTATGATGGCCGAACCATTCGGTATCCAGATCCCCTCATCAAAGCAAATGACACAATTAAGCTGGATattgaaacaaacaaaattgtTGACTTCATCAAGTTTGATGTTGGAAACGTTGTCATGGTAACGGGTGGTAGAAATCGTGGCCGTGTTGGTGTGATCAAGAACCGTGAAAAACATAAGGGAAGCTTTGAGATCATCCACGTTCAAGATGCTTCTGGACATGAATTTGCCACAAGACTTGGAAATGTTTTCACAATTGGGAAGGGAACCAAGCCGTGGGTGTCTTTGCCCAAGGGAAAAGGTATCAAACTCTCAATCATTGAGGAAGCAAGAAAGAGGAATGCGGCAGCAGTGGCTGCTGCTTAA